In the Synechococcus sp. Nb3U1 genome, one interval contains:
- the thyX gene encoding FAD-dependent thymidylate synthase, with protein sequence MDSLFQVVVLNQTPDPERVIYQAMHQDYSPGFVTAEDRIPEKYGEAVVKHLLEGNRGHYGPLEHPQITFGVGHFPHTVMQQARTHRVGISFDVQSFRYTGQQISVLGKSLIEGSPAPHASDTVVPLEAKLETLFYLPETVKEGKAKTRQGFKPISPEAMDIILEQYRNQAIAYYRLVEECGLPYEDARNIIGYGIRQHFVVSFNCRSLMHFLDLRAKEDAQREIQQLCELIWPHFEAWCPHVAAWYYKNRWGKARLSP encoded by the coding sequence ATGGACTCCTTGTTTCAAGTGGTGGTGCTCAACCAAACCCCAGATCCGGAACGGGTGATCTACCAGGCCATGCACCAGGACTACAGCCCTGGATTTGTTACGGCTGAGGATCGGATCCCGGAAAAGTATGGAGAGGCAGTTGTTAAACATTTGCTAGAGGGGAATCGTGGGCATTATGGCCCTCTTGAGCACCCCCAGATAACTTTTGGGGTCGGTCATTTTCCCCATACGGTGATGCAACAAGCCCGTACCCATCGGGTGGGAATTTCGTTTGATGTTCAATCTTTTCGCTATACTGGCCAGCAAATTTCTGTATTGGGAAAATCCCTCATTGAGGGATCCCCAGCCCCCCATGCCTCTGACACAGTTGTGCCATTAGAAGCCAAGCTAGAAACTCTATTTTATCTACCTGAAACGGTTAAAGAAGGCAAAGCCAAAACTCGTCAAGGCTTTAAGCCTATTTCACCCGAGGCAATGGATATTATTCTGGAGCAGTATCGAAATCAGGCAATTGCCTACTATCGCTTGGTGGAAGAGTGCGGATTACCCTACGAAGATGCCCGCAACATCATTGGATACGGGATCCGCCAGCATTTCGTGGTTTCCTTTAATTGCCGTAGCCTGATGCATTTTCTGGATCTGCGAGCCAAAGAGGATGCCCAGCGGGAAATTCAGCAACTTTGTGAATTGATCTGGCCACATTTTGAGGCATGGTGTCCGCATGTGGCGGCTTGGTACTACAAAAATCGCTGGGGCAAGGCAAGATTGTCTCCTTAA